One genomic segment of Hordeum vulgare subsp. vulgare chromosome 2H, MorexV3_pseudomolecules_assembly, whole genome shotgun sequence includes these proteins:
- the LOC123430081 gene encoding uncharacterized protein LOC123430081 — protein sequence MTFDGKLGIWPFTYQEPAKRKNKNRDAGTMVTKVLPAVTQNVVREYMINFLIPAIRARWPAAEHGMPIYLQQDNAKTHIPLDDPEFVAAAQAEGWDIRLTCQPPNSPDLNILDLGFFAALQALFQKLTPGSIDDIVIKVEQAFDEYPAERSNMIFLTLQSCMVEVLKQLRGNRYKVPHMRKAVKERLGNLPITIQCAASIVQDAIESLPDV from the exons ATGACTTTTGATGGAAAACTTGGGATTTGGCCGTTCACATACCAAGAACCGGCaaagagaaaaaacaagaacagAGATGCTGGAACCATG GTCACAAAAGTGCTTCCCGCGGTTACTCAAAATGTTGTCAGGGAGTACATGATTAATTTTCTTATTCCAGCCATAAGGGCGAGATGGCCTGCAGCTGAGCATGGCATGCCAATATATCTCCAACAAGATAATGCTAAGACCCATATCCCGTTAGATGACCCTGAATTTGTCGCAGCGGCTCAAGCAGAAGGGTGGGACATCCGTCTCACGTGCCAGCCTCCAAACTCCCCTGACCTAAATATTCTCGATTTAGGTTTTTTTGCAGCGCTGCAAGCACTTTTTCAGAAGTTGACACCAG GTTCTATTGATGACATTGTGATCAAGGTGGAGCAGGCATTTGATGAGTATCCAGCTGAGAGAAGCAACATGATTTTCCTCACTCTGCAATCATGCATGGTAGAAGTGTTGAAGCAACTCAGAGGAAACCGTTACAAAGTTCCGCACATGCGGAAGGCTGTCAAAGAGAGACTCGGCAACCTCCCAATTACAATACAATGCGCTGCAAGCATTGTACAGGATGCAATTGAATCTTTACCAGATGTTTAG